A genomic stretch from Rubripirellula reticaptiva includes:
- a CDS encoding glucuronyl esterase domain-containing protein, translated as MLRRSLIVFVFGCCLVSISGAQADDAVKQSASDAEIRVLAADQRPDDARIGELKTLNGHFPFHVPADPAAWHARAESLRRRVLVACGLWPMPAKTPLNAKIFDKVLRDGFSIEKVAFESLPGHYVTGLLFRPTDPKESTDETTTQTKRPGVLSPHGHGGRNQAFTDQELANQIATGGEHFAWSGRTPKLARCAQLARMGCVTFIFDMLGYGDSVQIPFEIAHRHAGARPEETAGNPDGWIFYSPEADLRLQSIMSLQSWNAIRALDFLESLPDVDADRLAVTGGSGGGTQSILLGAIDQRIKVSFPNGMVSTSMQGGCYCENCNLLRIGTGNVELAALFAPRPQAMTAADDWTSDMMNDGYPELKWLYAMIGNESDVHCRPMLNFKHNYNYVTRATMYQWMNRHLKLGLEEPIIEQDFKPFDESEITVWGDQHSAPAETGIPHERSVCGWFDDQANQVLALDKPMTEQDIDQFRQVVGGAWQTMMGADVAPETTYREVASQSTKHRKWTLGLVRATALGSELPLVTVMRAEGPDASKGIVVWTASGGKNSVWKDAGSPGTPLYRVIQAGFTVMLPDLIGQGEFLDGSDASNTQRVIDDPRSYSAFTFGYNPTLVASRCQDLLTLAAHAHSLKPTRVTLIATKGTAAWAAPAAAIAGPSINHAVIDTDGFRFASVTNYRDPNFVPGSVKYGDLPAILALRAPHSLHFLGETPLPRLVADAFKFSASPQKDSKVNDEINSLMD; from the coding sequence ATGTTGAGACGAAGTTTAATCGTTTTCGTATTCGGATGCTGCTTGGTATCGATCAGCGGCGCGCAGGCCGACGATGCCGTCAAACAATCAGCGTCCGATGCCGAGATTCGTGTTCTGGCGGCTGACCAGCGACCCGACGACGCGCGAATCGGCGAGCTGAAGACGCTCAATGGGCACTTCCCATTCCACGTGCCCGCCGATCCTGCCGCTTGGCACGCTCGCGCCGAATCACTGCGTCGTCGGGTCTTGGTCGCCTGTGGTCTTTGGCCGATGCCTGCAAAGACGCCGCTGAATGCAAAGATCTTTGACAAAGTTCTGCGTGACGGTTTTTCGATTGAGAAAGTTGCTTTCGAAAGTCTGCCGGGGCACTACGTCACCGGCCTGCTGTTTCGGCCCACCGATCCCAAAGAGTCAACCGATGAAACGACCACTCAAACCAAACGTCCTGGTGTTTTATCGCCGCACGGCCACGGTGGACGCAACCAAGCGTTCACCGATCAAGAACTGGCGAACCAGATCGCGACCGGCGGCGAACACTTTGCTTGGTCCGGGCGAACTCCGAAACTTGCCAGATGTGCACAACTTGCCCGCATGGGATGCGTAACGTTCATCTTCGACATGCTCGGATATGGCGATTCCGTGCAAATTCCTTTCGAGATCGCTCACCGTCACGCAGGCGCTAGGCCCGAGGAAACGGCCGGCAATCCAGATGGATGGATCTTCTATAGCCCCGAAGCCGATCTACGACTGCAATCGATCATGAGTCTGCAGAGCTGGAACGCAATTCGCGCACTCGATTTTTTGGAATCTCTGCCTGACGTGGACGCCGATCGGCTGGCGGTCACCGGTGGCAGCGGCGGCGGCACGCAATCGATTTTGCTCGGTGCGATTGACCAGCGAATCAAGGTCTCGTTCCCCAACGGCATGGTGTCGACCTCGATGCAGGGTGGCTGCTACTGCGAAAATTGCAACCTACTGCGGATTGGCACGGGCAACGTTGAATTGGCGGCGTTGTTCGCGCCACGACCGCAGGCGATGACGGCCGCCGATGACTGGACATCCGACATGATGAACGATGGCTATCCGGAACTGAAATGGTTGTACGCGATGATCGGCAACGAATCCGATGTGCATTGTCGTCCGATGCTGAACTTCAAGCACAATTATAACTACGTCACCCGCGCGACGATGTACCAGTGGATGAATCGCCATCTAAAGCTTGGCCTTGAAGAACCCATCATTGAACAGGACTTCAAACCCTTCGACGAATCAGAAATCACCGTTTGGGGTGACCAACATTCGGCGCCCGCCGAAACCGGCATCCCTCATGAACGTTCGGTGTGTGGTTGGTTCGATGATCAAGCGAATCAAGTATTGGCTTTAGACAAACCCATGACCGAACAAGACATCGATCAATTTCGCCAAGTTGTCGGCGGAGCTTGGCAAACCATGATGGGCGCTGATGTCGCTCCCGAAACTACGTACCGCGAAGTGGCATCGCAATCAACAAAACACCGAAAATGGACTCTTGGACTGGTCCGCGCCACCGCACTAGGCAGTGAATTGCCACTCGTCACGGTGATGCGTGCAGAGGGCCCCGATGCTTCGAAAGGAATCGTGGTTTGGACGGCTAGCGGCGGCAAAAACTCTGTCTGGAAAGACGCCGGATCACCCGGCACACCGCTGTACCGAGTCATCCAAGCCGGCTTCACCGTGATGCTGCCCGATTTGATCGGACAGGGTGAATTCCTGGACGGTAGCGATGCATCAAACACACAGCGAGTCATCGACGACCCTCGCTCTTATTCTGCTTTCACGTTCGGATACAACCCAACGCTAGTTGCCTCACGTTGCCAGGACCTGCTAACGCTTGCTGCCCACGCCCATTCCCTGAAACCGACGCGAGTCACGTTGATTGCCACCAAGGGCACGGCGGCTTGGGCCGCGCCCGCCGCCGCGATTGCTGGACCGTCGATTAATCACGCAGTCATCGATACCGACGGTTTTCGGTTTGCATCGGTCAC
- a CDS encoding glucosamine-6-phosphate deaminase, translated as MQTILTADRNAMGRLVADRAAEDLRNAIQQHGHANLIVATGASQFEVLENLVKADGVDWSLVNGFHLDEYVGLSAEHPASFCRYLKERFVDRVPLADFQYLYGDQDPAETIQRASRLISESRIDVALVGIGENGHLAFNDPPADFETADPYLLVELDRPCRMQQVGEGWFAQLDDVPTHAISMSVKQILKSIKIYCSVPDSQKSVAVAATIEGPITPAVPASILKSHDQTLLIIDEASAAKLSPETVKTLERSA; from the coding sequence ATGCAAACGATCTTAACCGCTGACCGAAATGCCATGGGGCGACTGGTGGCTGACCGAGCCGCCGAAGATTTGCGAAATGCCATCCAGCAGCATGGTCATGCAAACTTGATTGTCGCGACGGGTGCATCACAGTTCGAAGTTTTGGAGAACCTTGTCAAAGCCGATGGCGTGGACTGGTCACTTGTCAACGGTTTTCATTTGGACGAGTACGTTGGTTTGTCCGCGGAACACCCTGCGTCGTTTTGCCGTTACTTGAAGGAACGTTTCGTTGATCGCGTCCCGCTTGCCGACTTTCAGTACCTATACGGCGACCAAGATCCCGCCGAAACCATTCAGCGAGCCAGCCGGTTGATCAGCGAATCGCGAATCGACGTCGCGTTGGTCGGAATCGGCGAGAACGGACATCTTGCCTTCAACGATCCGCCCGCGGACTTTGAAACGGCGGATCCCTACTTGCTCGTCGAACTGGATCGTCCTTGTCGCATGCAGCAGGTTGGTGAAGGGTGGTTTGCACAGCTGGATGATGTCCCCACGCACGCGATCAGCATGTCAGTGAAGCAGATTTTGAAGTCGATCAAAATCTATTGCAGCGTTCCGGATTCTCAAAAGTCGGTCGCCGTTGCGGCGACGATTGAGGGCCCGATCACACCTGCCGTACCAGCAAGCATCTTGAAAAGCCACGATCAAACGCTGCTGATTATCGACGAAGCATCGGCGGCCAAGCTTTCGCCTGAAACTGTGAAGACACTGGAACGGTCGGCATGA
- a CDS encoding N-acetylglucosamine-6-phosphate deacetylase, with protein sequence MTGFVDLQVNGYAGVDLNADEISDEAIVDVCVRLKADGVDKILATIITAPIEAMRSRIRRIAVAIDSFSEVSAVIAGIHVEGPFISPVDGYVGAHPKDAVMKADVETASRLVEAGGGHVRLLTLAPEMDLNAVVTRHLTEQGIVVAGGHSDASGDQLDAAIDSGLTLYTHLGNGCPAMLPRHDNIIQRVLARSDRVSVSLIADGHHVPDFALRNYLQCIPDDRVIIVTDAIGAAGLGPGQYTLGDQTVHVDSDGAAWAADRRHFAGCATTMPTMAKILLDRVGANPEQIDRWTRQNPITLLG encoded by the coding sequence ATGACGGGCTTCGTTGATCTGCAAGTCAATGGATACGCGGGTGTCGACCTCAATGCCGATGAAATCAGCGATGAAGCGATCGTTGACGTTTGCGTGCGTTTGAAAGCGGACGGTGTCGACAAAATTCTCGCCACCATCATTACAGCGCCGATCGAAGCAATGCGTTCGCGAATCCGACGGATCGCGGTCGCTATTGATTCGTTTTCCGAAGTGTCGGCAGTGATCGCTGGGATTCATGTCGAGGGTCCGTTCATCAGCCCGGTCGATGGATATGTCGGTGCGCATCCGAAGGATGCTGTCATGAAAGCTGACGTCGAGACAGCGAGTCGCTTGGTGGAGGCTGGAGGCGGTCACGTTCGGCTGCTGACGTTGGCCCCCGAGATGGATTTGAACGCAGTGGTAACTCGCCATTTAACCGAACAAGGAATCGTGGTGGCCGGTGGTCACTCGGACGCGTCGGGCGATCAGCTTGACGCGGCGATCGATTCGGGGTTAACGCTGTATACGCATTTAGGCAACGGTTGTCCGGCGATGTTGCCGCGTCACGACAACATCATCCAGCGAGTGCTCGCTCGCAGTGATCGTGTTTCGGTTTCGTTGATTGCCGATGGCCACCACGTACCCGATTTTGCACTGCGGAACTATTTGCAATGCATCCCTGATGACCGAGTGATCATTGTCACCGATGCGATCGGCGCGGCCGGTCTCGGTCCTGGGCAATACACGCTAGGCGATCAAACGGTTCACGTGGATTCGGATGGCGCAGCCTGGGCCGCCGATCGAAGGCACTTTGCAGGATGCGCGACAACGATGCCAACAATGGCGAAGATCTTGCTAGATCGAGTTGGCGCAAATCCCGAGCAAATCGATCGATGGACGCGTCAAAACCCAATCACGTTACTCGGTTGA
- a CDS encoding VIT and vWA domain-containing protein: MSQSQRLTVAAAFAAATLLAIGSQVSPASAAGLLVADGGFGGVLEIQSQDVRVTINNSIAVTQVDQVFLNTENRQVEALYTFPVPREASVSNFSMWIGGKEMIGEVVEKQRAREIYNSYKQKRRDPGLLEQVDFKQFEMRIFPIAPGAEQRVRIEYYQELDIDHDWATYVYPLATNVNGKPLDTKVRGRFSMNVDLKSEVPIEELRSESHTEDFVVVSHQADYAQAAMELTEGDLSRDIVMAVQTKRARTGLDVVTSHPKGEDGYFMMTLTPGEDLSASVEPMDYVFLLDVSGSMARDDKLAISRNSVMAFIDSLGAEDRFDCLAFNLAPTPLFQKMETPTQDNLKKARDFFADQRARGGTVLQPALSAAYAYRDDDRPLNVVLLSDGMTELGEQAELLRLISSRPAGVRVFCIGVGNEVNRPLLEQIATGAGGLAAFVSTEDSFGRQAKLMRQKLVRPAIENLSLSFDGGRITDVEPTAAGDLFYGTPLRMYGRYGDAAAVTVTLRGQVQGAPWEQTVDMKLPADGDNVDGNSEIERMWAQKRVARLMAAERTGGASMRDEIVRLCEGYSIVSPHASMLVLENDAEFKRWKIEQRNAIRITRDRSSRQAVQAKLTQLRNRVNDSFELDRSQKLVSTKANTPAVSPQNRSAATPSPSAPPRKNDQNNNRGVDLDFGFSSGGGGGGGAIEPFTALIALGSAGVAALSRRRTNSRRRKSA; the protein is encoded by the coding sequence ATGTCCCAATCCCAGCGGCTCACCGTGGCGGCCGCCTTTGCTGCGGCCACTTTGCTCGCGATCGGCTCGCAAGTTTCTCCCGCCAGTGCGGCCGGCCTGTTGGTCGCCGACGGTGGGTTCGGCGGCGTCTTGGAAATCCAGTCTCAAGATGTTCGCGTCACGATCAATAACTCGATCGCGGTAACTCAAGTCGATCAGGTCTTCTTGAATACAGAAAACCGACAAGTCGAAGCCCTCTACACCTTTCCGGTTCCCCGCGAAGCCAGCGTGTCGAACTTCAGCATGTGGATCGGCGGCAAAGAAATGATCGGTGAAGTCGTCGAAAAGCAGCGTGCTCGCGAAATCTACAACAGCTACAAACAGAAACGTCGAGACCCTGGTCTGTTGGAACAGGTCGATTTCAAGCAGTTTGAAATGCGAATCTTTCCCATTGCGCCAGGCGCTGAACAACGGGTTCGGATCGAGTACTACCAAGAACTCGACATCGACCACGACTGGGCAACCTACGTCTATCCGCTGGCGACTAACGTCAACGGCAAACCCCTCGACACCAAGGTTCGTGGACGATTCTCGATGAACGTCGACTTGAAAAGCGAAGTCCCTATCGAAGAACTGCGCAGCGAATCTCATACGGAAGATTTCGTTGTCGTTTCGCATCAAGCGGACTACGCCCAAGCCGCCATGGAGTTGACCGAAGGCGACTTGTCACGCGACATCGTCATGGCCGTTCAAACCAAACGCGCACGAACGGGGTTGGATGTGGTCACTAGCCACCCCAAGGGCGAGGACGGGTACTTCATGATGACGTTGACGCCGGGCGAAGACCTTAGCGCATCCGTCGAACCGATGGACTATGTGTTTCTGTTGGATGTTTCCGGCAGCATGGCTCGCGATGACAAGTTGGCGATCAGCCGCAACAGTGTGATGGCGTTCATCGATTCGCTCGGTGCCGAAGACCGTTTTGACTGCCTAGCGTTCAACTTGGCGCCAACGCCACTGTTTCAAAAGATGGAAACGCCGACGCAAGATAATCTTAAAAAGGCTCGCGACTTCTTCGCCGACCAACGCGCCCGCGGCGGCACCGTACTGCAACCCGCATTGTCGGCTGCCTATGCCTACCGCGACGACGATCGACCGCTCAATGTGGTACTGCTTAGCGACGGCATGACGGAGCTCGGCGAGCAAGCCGAATTGTTGCGTTTGATTAGCAGCCGACCGGCCGGCGTACGTGTGTTCTGCATCGGCGTTGGCAACGAAGTGAACCGGCCGCTGCTGGAACAAATAGCAACCGGTGCCGGAGGACTGGCAGCATTCGTTTCGACCGAAGACAGTTTTGGCCGGCAAGCGAAACTGATGCGACAAAAACTCGTTCGCCCAGCGATCGAAAACCTCAGCCTTTCCTTCGATGGTGGCCGGATCACGGACGTTGAACCAACCGCCGCCGGCGACTTGTTCTACGGCACCCCCTTAAGAATGTACGGGCGTTACGGCGACGCGGCAGCGGTGACGGTCACCCTGCGAGGCCAGGTGCAAGGCGCTCCCTGGGAACAAACCGTCGACATGAAGTTGCCAGCCGACGGCGACAATGTCGATGGCAACAGCGAAATCGAACGGATGTGGGCACAGAAACGCGTCGCCCGATTGATGGCCGCCGAGCGAACCGGGGGTGCCTCGATGCGAGACGAGATCGTCCGTCTGTGCGAAGGCTACTCGATCGTTTCGCCGCACGCGTCAATGTTGGTATTGGAAAACGACGCAGAATTCAAACGATGGAAGATCGAACAACGAAACGCCATCCGTATCACTCGCGACCGATCGTCTCGCCAAGCCGTTCAAGCGAAGCTGACACAACTGAGAAACCGTGTCAATGACAGCTTTGAACTTGATCGTTCGCAAAAATTGGTGTCGACCAAAGCCAACACGCCCGCCGTGTCCCCTCAAAACCGATCAGCAGCAACACCATCGCCGTCGGCACCGCCCAGGAAGAACGACCAGAACAACAACCGCGGTGTCGACCTGGACTTTGGATTCAGTTCGGGTGGTGGTGGCGGCGGCGGAGCGATTGAACCATTCACCGCGCTGATCGCCCTGGGTTCAGCCGGTGTCGCTGCCTTGTCCCGGCGCCGCACGAATTCTCGCCGCCGCAAATCTGCTTAA
- the rrtA gene encoding rhombosortase gives MKTPTTIVVAIAAIATFASPSLATLCQVDFDLIGDGQWWRILTGHFTHFDGSHLFWDLLMFGVLGAVCECRHRRFFPFAMAFMAAGITASIAVWCDGIDVYRGLSGIDTGLFVWFVIDQCRASWMANDKKSAALWLVPAIGLVGKSIFEAQTGQTVFVDSSTFTPLVQSHLAGAAIGVVCASAHYRIPIQRLSAFQNGWFSTKHSRATSSARGV, from the coding sequence ATGAAAACGCCCACCACCATCGTCGTCGCGATCGCCGCCATCGCGACGTTTGCATCACCTTCGCTGGCGACACTCTGCCAAGTCGACTTCGACTTGATCGGCGACGGTCAGTGGTGGCGAATTCTGACGGGGCACTTCACACACTTCGACGGTTCACATCTGTTCTGGGACCTGCTGATGTTTGGTGTCCTAGGCGCGGTTTGCGAATGCAGACACCGTCGGTTCTTTCCCTTCGCCATGGCCTTCATGGCTGCAGGGATCACCGCGTCGATTGCGGTCTGGTGTGACGGCATCGACGTCTATCGTGGGCTCAGCGGAATCGACACCGGACTGTTCGTCTGGTTCGTCATCGACCAATGCCGGGCAAGCTGGATGGCCAATGACAAAAAGTCAGCCGCACTTTGGCTAGTTCCGGCAATCGGATTGGTAGGAAAATCAATCTTTGAAGCGCAAACCGGCCAAACCGTATTCGTCGACTCATCAACCTTCACACCACTGGTCCAGTCCCACTTAGCCGGCGCCGCAATCGGCGTGGTCTGTGCATCAGCCCATTATCGAATCCCGATCCAACGGCTAAGCGCGTTCCAAAACGGTTGGTTCAGTACCAAGCATAGCCGTGCGACCAGCAGTGCTCGCGGCGTATGA